Part of the Prionailurus bengalensis isolate Pbe53 chromosome B3, Fcat_Pben_1.1_paternal_pri, whole genome shotgun sequence genome is shown below.
GCCCTGCGCCGCGCGGGCAGGCGAAGGGGGCCCGCGTCGCCCCGGCTAGGAAGGCGCGGGCGTGCCGAGGCGGAGGCCGCCACCATGCCGGCCCGCTGCGTGGCCGCCCACTGCGGCAACACCACCAAGTCCGGGAAGTCGCTGTTCCGCTTCCCCAAGGACCGGGCCGTGCGGCTGCTGTGGGACCGCTTCGTGCGGGGCCGCCGCGCCGACTGGTACGGGGGCAACGACCGCTCTGTCATCTGCTCGGACCACTTCGCTCCGGCCTGTTTTGACGTGTCTTCAGTTATCCAGAAGAATCTGCGCTTCTCGCAGCGCCTGAGGCTCGTGGCGGGCGCCGTGCCCACCCTGCACCGGCTGTCCGGCCCGGCACCCcagggggaagaagagggagagcaaGCGGGCGGCCCCGAAAAGGGAGGAGAGCCCCAGGCGGTGAGGCAGGCGGAGGCCGCCCCGGATCCAGCCTCCTGTACGCTCCTCCCGGCCAGGAAGAGGGCTGCGGCTTCACAGGTAAAGGGACACCAGGAGTCCACCGAGGGTCGCGGGAGGACCCCCGGAC
Proteins encoded:
- the THAP10 gene encoding THAP domain-containing protein 10 translates to MPARCVAAHCGNTTKSGKSLFRFPKDRAVRLLWDRFVRGRRADWYGGNDRSVICSDHFAPACFDVSSVIQKNLRFSQRLRLVAGAVPTLHRLSGPAPQGEEEGEQAGGPEKGGEPQAVRQAEAAPDPASCTLLPARKRAAASQITCENEITQTQVRADNLSPGVTSVPTHCEEGPVHKSTQISLKRPPHRSVGIQAKVKVFGKQLCNATTQTDELRSGSASLFDIYSSDSETDADWDLESEQSGLSYAAVQVKEESC